From Nicotiana tabacum cultivar K326 chromosome 22, ASM71507v2, whole genome shotgun sequence, one genomic window encodes:
- the LOC107832439 gene encoding probable aquaporin PIP2-1, translated as MGKDVEAATEFSAKDYTDPPPAPLIDFEELKQWSFYRAAIAEFIATLLFLYVTVLTVIGYKHQSDVDANGDVCGGVGILGIAWAFGGMIFVLVYCTAGISGGHINPAVTFGLFLARKVSLIRALVYMVAQCLGAICGVGFVKAFQSAYYDRYGGGANVMAAGHTKGVGLAAEIIGTFVLVYTVFSATDPKRSARDSHVPVLAPLPIGFAVFMVHLATIPITGTGINPARSFGAAVIYNQDKAWDEHWIFWVGPFIGAFAAAAYHQYILRAGAVKALGSFRSNA; from the exons ATGGGAAAAGACGTAGAAGCAGCAACGGAGTTTTCAGCAAAGGACTACACGGACCCACCGCCAGCACCCTTGATTGATTTTGAGGAGCTGAAACAATGGTCTTTTTACAGAGCTGCTATTGCTGAGTTTATTGCCACTTTGTTATTTCTTTACGTAACTGTACTCACTGTGATTGGGTACAAGCACCAGTCGGACGTTGACGCTAATGGCGACGTCTGTGGCGGCGTTGGCATCCTTGGTATTGCTTGGGCATTTGGTGGCATGATCTTTGTTCTTGTTTACTGCACTGCTGGTATCTCAG GGGGACACATTAACCCGGCAGTGACATTTGGGCTGTTCTTGGCGAGGAAAGTGTCACTGATCAGGGCCTTGGTGTATATGGTAGCACAGTGCTTGGGTGCAATATGTGGTGTGGGTTTTGTGAAGGCTTTTCAGAGCGCTTACTACGACAGATACGGTGGAGGTGCTAATGTGATGGCTGCTGGCCATACAAAGGGTGTCGGTCTTGCTGCTGAGATCATTGGTACCTTTGTTTTGGTCTACACTGTTTTCTCTGCCACTGACCCCAAAAGAAGCGCCAGAGACTCCCATGTCCCC GTATTGGCTCCACTTCCCATTGGATTCGCAGTATTCATGGTCCACTTAGCCACCATTCCAATCACCGGAACCGGTATCAATCCGGCTAGGAGTTTCGGAGCGGCCGTGATTTACAACCAGGACAAGGCATGGGATGAGCACTGGATTTTCTGGGTCGGTCCATTTATCGGAGCCTTCGCCGCCGCCGCCTACCACCAGTATATCCTCCGAGCTGGTGCCGTCAAAGCTCTCGGTTCCTTCAGGAGCAATGCCTAA